From Eubacterium sp. 1001713B170207_170306_E7, one genomic window encodes:
- a CDS encoding LysR family transcriptional regulator, whose translation MTIRHLKVFLAVAETGKMSTAAEQLFIAQPSVSQAIADIEKYYNVRLFERLSRKLFITPAGERLLDYARHIVALFDEMELEMKYSAEHTTLKIGGTVTVGTTILSELVSRFEAENPPVTLTVLVDNTPVIESMILKSDLDLGIVEGEVKSEDLIQIPAVEDEMVLICGTGHPFAGRKSISLDELQGQYFVIREKGSRARSFFEKILDSEGVEIVEKWTCTNTEAIKNAVMDGQGLAVLSKRLVERDFEQGRLCILMIQGIPLMRSFTLIYHKNKFLSPPLKAFVQACKEYND comes from the coding sequence ATGACCATCAGGCATCTGAAAGTTTTTCTGGCAGTCGCGGAAACAGGAAAAATGAGCACAGCGGCGGAACAGCTGTTTATCGCACAGCCGTCTGTCAGCCAGGCCATCGCAGATATTGAAAAATATTATAATGTACGCCTTTTTGAGAGGCTGTCCCGCAAGCTTTTCATCACGCCGGCAGGTGAAAGGCTTTTGGACTACGCAAGGCACATTGTGGCGCTGTTTGACGAGATGGAGCTGGAAATGAAATATTCTGCGGAGCATACGACGCTTAAAATAGGGGGGACTGTAACGGTTGGAACCACCATTCTCAGTGAGCTGGTCAGCCGCTTTGAGGCTGAAAACCCACCGGTCACCCTGACGGTTCTGGTCGATAACACACCGGTCATCGAGTCCATGATCTTAAAAAGTGATCTGGATCTTGGGATTGTTGAGGGGGAGGTAAAGAGCGAAGACCTTATCCAGATACCAGCCGTGGAGGATGAGATGGTGTTGATTTGTGGAACAGGCCATCCTTTCGCCGGCCGAAAGAGTATTAGTCTTGATGAATTGCAGGGCCAGTATTTTGTGATTCGCGAAAAAGGCAGCAGAGCCCGCAGCTTTTTTGAGAAGATTCTGGACAGCGAAGGGGTAGAGATTGTGGAAAAATGGACCTGTACAAACACAGAAGCCATTAAAAACGCCGTGATGGACGGCCAGGGTCTCGCGGTTCTTTCCAAGCGCCTGGTAGAACGGGACTTTGAACAGGGGCGGCTTTGCATCCTCATGATCCAGGGAATCCCATTAATGCGGAGCTTTACGCTGATCTATCACAAAAATAAATTTCTGTCGCCGCCTCTTAAGGCATTTGTTCAAGCCTGTAAGGAATATAATGACTAG
- a CDS encoding 4Fe-4S binding protein: MNIAPEEIKRVKGQGFLFNNDHEHFAARVITEDGVLNAAQFACLSEASQKFGNGNIAFTTRLTVEVQGLTWDDIVPFQEFIAKEGLVTGGTGPKVRPVVACKGTVCTYGLIDTQGLAREVHERFYKGYRDVTLPHKFKIAVGGCPNNCVKPDLNDLGIVGQKIPNYNDELCKGCSKCSVEDRCPMDAAAVTDGKLVIDAEKCNNCGLCVDNCRFDAIPDGEVRYKVYVGGRWGKSIRRGTELQTLFTRDEIMDVVEKAILLYKKEGQNSERFGSTVERLGAEAVERALTTNDLLNEKDSILGIATVSGATC, encoded by the coding sequence ATGAACATTGCACCTGAAGAGATTAAACGCGTCAAAGGGCAGGGTTTCCTGTTCAACAATGACCACGAACATTTTGCCGCCCGTGTTATCACGGAAGACGGTGTCCTAAACGCCGCTCAGTTTGCCTGCCTGAGTGAAGCGTCCCAGAAATTCGGAAACGGCAATATTGCCTTTACCACCCGTCTCACCGTAGAGGTCCAGGGATTAACATGGGATGATATAGTGCCTTTCCAGGAATTTATTGCCAAAGAAGGTCTGGTGACCGGCGGCACCGGCCCAAAGGTTCGCCCGGTCGTGGCCTGCAAAGGAACCGTGTGCACCTATGGGCTGATCGATACGCAGGGTCTTGCCCGGGAAGTACACGAGCGCTTTTATAAAGGCTACCGTGACGTTACTCTGCCCCATAAATTTAAAATTGCTGTTGGCGGATGTCCAAACAACTGTGTAAAGCCTGACCTCAATGACTTAGGTATCGTCGGCCAGAAAATTCCAAATTACAATGATGAACTGTGCAAAGGCTGCAGTAAATGCTCGGTTGAGGACCGCTGCCCAATGGATGCCGCTGCCGTAACAGACGGTAAGCTTGTCATCGATGCCGAAAAATGCAACAACTGCGGCTTGTGTGTTGATAACTGCCGTTTTGATGCGATTCCTGACGGTGAAGTCCGTTATAAGGTCTATGTCGGCGGCCGCTGGGGAAAATCTATCCGCCGGGGCACAGAGCTTCAGACACTGTTCACCCGTGATGAGATCATGGACGTTGTGGAAAAAGCCATCCTTTTGTACAAAAAAGAAGGCCAGAACAGTGAACGTTTTGGCTCTACTGTTGAGCGCCTGGGCGCAGAAGCCGTTGAACGCGCACTGACCACCAACGATTTATTAAACGAAAAAGACAGTATCTTAGGTATTGCCACCGTATCCGGCGCAACCTGCTGA